Below is a window of Arabidopsis thaliana chromosome 2, partial sequence DNA.
CCCccaaattgttttataaaaaagaaaaagaaaataaaactcaagTCACTGTCCAAAGAAAAAGTGATGACAAAGATAACTTTTATGTTACTACAATCGTATGAATTAGTTCCAAAGACAATTCAAGAGTTCCTTTATCCACGATACAACGATCACTGTTCAAATCAACGAGACGAGCTGCACCAGAGAACTTTCCATCCTTTGGCAATCGAATCTTAGCCCGACCTATGGCAACTTCTCCATCTGATGTTGCAGGATCTCTAGAAGAATGTTTTCTAAACAATTCTAGGTAAAGATATTTTGCAGGAGAATCTAAGGGAATCGCCAATTCTGTATTATACTTCCAATAGTTGCCTTTGGAAACCCATACCTGTGTTGTGTATGGTTCTACAGGGTCTGTCCATGCAATAACTTTATAGTAGTTTGGATGTTGCAAAAGATTTTGGTCATCGGTTGTGCATGCACGTAATATCTTCACGATTAGCTTTGTTTCTATGTGATGATCAATCTTTCTCTTCCCTTCGCGAATCAGTCTCCTTTTTTGTCTCCCTAAGTTTGTCATTGAGACTCTGGCTGTTAGGTCTtgtgaattttaaatatatatatatatatatatatatatatatatatttctaggggaaactaaaaaaaaagagtatccTTTTATTTcggaaaatattttataaattgcGTTTGAGATGAACAGGCTAAACCTAACGAAGTTTCATCATAATCCAAACAATTTAAATAAGTAATACTAAAAAGATTCTGAGAAGCTTAAGAGTAAACACAATATACATCGTAtcaggaaaaatatatatagttagaGGCATATATATCGAACTTatttcttttagaaaaaaattaagtcACTAGCTATGGCTTTTGCTTGGTGCGTACGCAGGTCAGCATCTAAGTTGGCTTCCGCATGTGGTCAAGCCCGGTCTATCTCCGCCGTTGTGAACCGTCCGTCTCTTGCTCTCAACCCGTCTCCGCTGAGTCCTTTCGTCTCTCGTGGCTTTCTTTACACGATGGCTGTTGATAAGCTGAGCTCTGAGCAAACCCTTCACCTTGTGATTGACTCCGAGCTCAATTCTGCTTTGCAAACCGATGATCCCAATTTGGTAAAACTTTCACATCTTTGCTCAAAATTTCATTcctaacaaaacataaattagtaTCGTTTAGCTTTACTTTGCGAATAAGTTTCTGATAATATTCTTAcgagacttttttttttttttgttctgacATTCTATTGGGGTTTGTTTGGGGGCAGAATGAAGAGATGGCTCCAGGAAGCTTCCCTTTGAAAATTAGAGACAAGCCTGGAGATCAGAGTGTAACATTGACAGCATATTACAATGACGAACGTATTCATGTTGATGTAGGAATGCCTTATCTTGGTGATGATGTCATTGATGTGTTTGGTCCTAATAATGATGAACTAAGTTTTCCACTAGTTGTGACTGTTATCAAGAAGAACGGAGTCAGCATAGAGTTTACCTGCCAGGCTTATGCTGATTATATTGACTTAACAGATTTAACTGTGCATGATTATCAGTATCAAATGGGAGAAACTGACTGGCCTCGTTTCAAGTAAGCTCTTTGAAttcaataattaatattttttagagaTGGGCATGAGCATAGACGTTTATTGGTGTGTGTTTCCATCGCATTTTGTAGAAACTTGGACGATAATCTGAAGAAGGCGTTCCACAGGTATCTGGCGACCAGACTTGACGCAAACATAACGAAACTCTTGCATAAGTACATGGTGagcaaaataaagagagagtaCTTGCTATGGTTGAAGAATGTTAACAAGTTTGTGGATGGATGAAAGGTAATAAGTTTGgatattgttaaaaaaagtCTCTTCTTGTGTTAGTTGATAGCATTCAAATGTGTTTTTAGCAATTTGCATAATCTTTTGAGAACATTTGAATGTGTTTAAATGACTTTCAAGTTCTGATGTGAGTTTGATATTCACTTATGCTTCCCAATTAATACCAATCCAAACTTAAATCCAAAGatatagataaaaaaagaaaagaaaatgataaggAGTAGAGGATCATCTAATACTATATATCAGAAAGGTGTAGGTATAAAATGTTCTTCATGAATCgtatttttggtgtgtgtaAATTTCTCTTTGTccacataagaaaaagaaagagggattgaagaagaagagaatgctAGTTTCTTCCACTCTGTTTATCAAACAGTGCATAATAATCTATATAAGtgttaggaaaaaaaatgggtGTGTTTGCAAAATAGTCActttttcaaacttaattaGGAAAATAGTCACTttactattcataatttgcaaaatagtCACTTTTCACTGTTTGATTCGTACACTTGGATTGTACATCACTTTTAGTGtacaaatataaaatgtacgctgtgtatttttatatatatttgtacacTAAAAGTGATGTACAATCCAAGTGTACAAATCAAACAGTGAAAAAGTGactattttgcaaattatgaatagtaaAGTGACTACTTTTCCaattaagtttaaaaaagTGACTAAATAGCAACTtaagccaaaaaaaatctatgttcAAGCACaatgttttgagaatttaGGGTAATGACTTTCAAGTTGAGATACGAGTTTGGAATTCACTTTTAACAATATGTTCTTCATGTTCTTACTTATAATTTACCTTactcaataataataaacatatttatttatttttgtcatttattcacttcaataaaaatttatttatattggCACCTGATCTGATTAATTAAGTAaatcaattaagaaaaaaaaaactaaaaaaattaataaaaatattttgaattttacagattttttgtAATGCAATTTGTTAGATGATAAATTTCCCCCTAATATTTTTGGCTTGATTTAGAATGTTATTTGGTTCGTTGATTTGAATTAACCATCGAACCGAACCGGGCTGATACGGAGCCTCAACTTCAATCGCTgttaaaaccttaaaacccTTGAAACTCCATTTTCTTCCTTCACtcacagaagaagagagaatcaatcaaatcaaatcaccATGGCTTTAGCTTGGTGCGTTGTACGCAGGTCAGCATCTAAGTTTGCTTCCGTTTATGGTGGCCGAGTCCGATCTATCTCCGCCGTTGCGAACCGCGCCTCTCTAGCTCGCAACCCATCTTCAATTCGTCCATTCGTCTCTCGCGCCTTAAATTACTCGACGGCTATTGATCGAATTAGCTCCGAGCAAACGCTTATCCGAGTTATTGACTCCGAAATCAACTCTGCTTTGCAATCCGATAATATCGATTCGGTAAAGTTTTCGCCTTTTTTGCTCAAGAGCATAGTTTCTAAAGGTCTTCAATTTATGCAATTTATACTTAGAAGatatttgtctctttttttttatcactgGGATTGTTTGGTTGATGCCATTCTATTGGGGTTTGGTTGGGAGCAGGATGAAGAGATGACTCCAGGAAGCTTTCCTTTTAGAATTGAAGACAAACCTGGAAATCAGAATGTTACATTGACTAGAGACTACAATGGGGAACATATTAAAGTTGTTGTAAGCATGCCTAGTCTTGTTTCagatgaaaatgatgatgatgatgatgatgatgaaggtcCTAGTAATGAATCGAGTATTCCACTAGTTGTGACTGTTACTAAGAAGAGTGGACTCACTCTAGAGTTTAGCTGTATGGCTTTTCCTGATGAGATTGCTATAGATGCTTTATCTGTGAAACATCCTGGGGACTCTTTGGAGGATCAACTGGCTAATGAAGGGCCTGATTTTGAGTAAGCCTTTGTGAATAATAATTGCAAGTGTAAGGTTGTATAGAGATAGGCATGATGAACAGAGAGGTTATAATGTTGGTTTGTGTTTCATCGCTTTTTGCAGAGACTTGGAcgagaatctgaagaagacGTTCTACAAGTTTTTGGAGATCAGAGGAGTGAAAGCTAGCACGACGAATTTCCTGCACGAGTACATGACGAGGAAAGTGAACCGAGAGTACTTTTTATGGTTGAAGAATGTTAAGGAGTTCATGGAACAGTGAAACGTTAGGTTGATAGCTAAGTACCTAAGAATGAGATTGTGAGGTTCTTTTCTTGTGTTCATTGTTAGCTTTCAAATGTAGCACAATCTTTGAGAATTTATGGTTAAGAGTTTCCAGTTCTGATTCAACTTGTGATTTCCAATGCAAATcgaaatatatttatagataagCGAAATGAAAAGTAGTAGTATCTTGATAAAGATCAGAAATGTGTAGGTAGCTTACAATGacaagaagagaagctaaTTAAATGTTCTTCATCGTACTTATGAGCAAGACTAAGTGGTAAAGTGGATCTTATTTTTGGTGCAATCCTAACCCTAAATCAAAACCACTACATAAGCGAGGGTTTCAATAATAAGTagtagtaataataataatgatagGATATGAGTACTAAGcagagaggaaacaaaaaagccCATCCTCCTCTGTGTCTCTCCTCAAGTCTCAACCAaatacacaaacacacactCGGAAGTCTTGTTTAAGCTTGGATGGGAATGTCCTGATGGGTGTAAACAATTCCATTGTCTCCGTCGACAACTTGTCCTTTTCCTCTCATTATCCTGCAACCATTTCACcatgaaaattaaaagaagcATAGGAAAAAAGGCTTATTGTGGGTCTTTATTGACATAACAATGGTGCTTTGAGTAACTAAAATTGTACCATCTCGTTGTAAGTAATCCTTCGACCCCGACTGGACCACGAGCATGGATCCTGCCCGTGCTTACCCCCACCTATATACCACAACCAATACTTTTTTATCACTCACTCTtcctctttttatttgtttttaatctatAGACTTATGTGTATGTCTCTGACTTACCTCTGCACCAAGTCCAAATCGGAAACCATCTGAGAATCTTGTGCTGGCGTTGTGGAACACAGCAGCGCTGTTCAAGGTCGCAACATCTTACAGTCAGTTTccaagaaaaatcaaagacagATAATAAGCAAGTTAAAGATTCAGTACTTTACCTATCCACTTGGCGAAGGAATAGCTCTGCAACTTCGTGATCCTCTGTCACAATGCAGTCTGTGTGTGCACTGCTCGTAACAACATACAAGACAAGATAACGAGTGAACATTTCCACTACATATGCAAAGAATTTCTAAAGTCAATGCCTGTTATGTCGAGTTTCTACCTCCCATGTCGGTGAATGTGATCTATAGCACCATAAACGTCTTCTACAACTTCAACAGTGCAAGCCTTGGCACAGTACTCATGGTTGAATGACCGTGCTTCTGGTATGTTCAGTATCTTACTTGCCCTTGGTCCACCATACAAAGTGACTCCTGTAGTTTAATATATCTCATGAGTTATGCCACTCTAGAAATGTTTTCATGAGATGACCattcaatatttataatcaaacaGGCTACATGTATATCTATGAGACATCCAGATGGAAGGTAACAAGAGGTCAAATAAATGGTTAAGATAGACCAACAAATGATTGGGCCATTTATGACGTACCATTGCTCTGCAGAGCAAAAATAAGCTCATTAAGCACAGCATTCTGCTCTAGATCCTTATGCACAAGAAGGGTTTCCTGAAAGAGACGAGAGAAGATGAAATGAGTCAGTTGAACTTTAGAATCTCCCACTGTATTAATTAAATCTCGATGGAAGGTAAAAAGTTCTCTTACCATCGCATTACAGGCTGCTGGATAGTCCAACTTTGCATCAGAAACTATGCGCTTTGCCATATCCGTATCACAAGCCTTGTCGACATATACATGACAGATTCCATCTGCAAGTACACAATTAAGCCATCGTCACACTCTAGCACAATCCAAGTAAAGAATCTTctggaaaaaacaaacttgcAACCATACCAGCATGACCTAGCACAGGGATTTTTGTAGTATTTTTTATCTGAGTAACAAGCTTGTTGCTTCCTCTTGGGATCACAAGATCGATAACGTCATCAAGCTGTAACACAAATGCAAATGGTGGGTTCCAGTTTaacaaaagatacaaaagaaCTGTTGCAGCTCCTAGCTTGTAAATCTGTTCTTACCTTAAGCAAATCAGGAATCTCTTCTCTTGAAGTCACAAGTCCAATGAGTTTACCCCCAACAGTCTCTGGAATTGCATCAGTGATCACCTAGAAATTTACCATGAACTTAAAAGAGCTGTAGTGATAAATTTTGAGGCAAATAATGATATGAAATCTGAGGCAATGGTACCTTGTGTAAGATAGCATTTGATCGCCGGGCCTCCTTTCCACCCTTCAGCAGAAGACCATTTCCACTACGGATGGCAAGTGAAGCTATCTGTTTGGTTTGTGGATAAAGCACAGCTTTAGGAAATTCACATATTAAGAAGGGAAATGAATTTTGACTATTAACATACCTGTACAAGTGCATCAGGTCGGGATTCAAAAACAATCAGAAGTACGCCTAATGGTGATGAGGTCTTCTCTAAGACAAGACCATCTGCCACCTGTAAAAGGAATTGCCACAAAGAACAAATAGCATAAACAACTATTGTATGTCAACTAGGAGGATAGTCATATCCCTTATTTAACTCAAGAGTATGTAAATTAACTATATGGTAACAATTGTCCTCTGATcacctctgttttctttaaaacacgGCCGATTGGATCTTCCATATCAGCTAGCTTACGAACTGAAGCTGCAAGGCTCGAGATCTATCAAgcacaaaataagaaacataaTAAGGAGAGGTTACATTGGCACAATATGTTTGCCCAAGCCATAGCAACAAAAAGCAACTATCTATGGCCATGAATACTTTCTTACCTTTCCAGGTGTCATAACTAAGCGAGCCACCATTGACTCTTCCAACCCAGCCTCTTGTGCAGAAGCTACATCTAACTCATTCTCAGCTTTGATTGTAGTAACATTTGCTTCAAGGGCATCGGCAATATCAAGCAGAATTTTTTTCCTGTCTTCCGAAGATAAGGCCTATagcaaaatgtaaaaaaaagttaagtaACTCTATGCCGAGCAAGAATGGTTTTTGACGTTACGAACATGAAAGAAAGCCATGCATAAGTCACAATTACCTGAAGCTTTCTGGAACTTTCCCTCGCAGCAACTGCCATGTCACGAGCATTAGAATCTGTGATCGGAGCCCATAAACGAGCATCTTGATGAAACAAGGTTCCAACACGTAGTCCTCTGAGGACTTTATCTATGTTCTCAGCTGAATACCCACTTCAGAAGCAAGAAAGATATCAATATACCATCTAACCAAATTTGAACAAGCATATCACCCTATCATTATGCATGGTGAGCTTAGAAGGTTCCTCACCTGGTTATGATGACAGGAATCCCAGCATAAGCTGCATTGACTGCAGCTTTGACTTTTGCAGTCATACCCCCTCTCCCTAATCTTGATTTGTCGCCGAATGTAATCTCAtcttgatgtttttctttaacaaaagtGTGGATCAACTTTGAGTTAGGATCACTTGGAGGGCCTGTGTAAAGACCTTCAACATCGCTCAGAAGAATCAGAAGATCAGCTTTCAGTTCCAACGCCAGTAGAGCAGCTAAGCTATCGTTATCCCAGAAAATACCAGAAGAATCCTGCATATATCAAGATCCAGTGAAGCTGAACATTAGACTACGAGATTCAAAGAATCCCTCACATCTCAGAGTGTGTAGAAAAGTTCATGTCAAAAGGGACAAACCTGATATGGGGCTCTTCGGGTGCTAATAGCATCATTCTCATTGAAAATTGGAATAACCCTCAAATCAAGCATAGACTTGACAGTTTCATTAAGTTGCTTCCTGAAATCCTTGTCTCTAAAACTACTGTCATTCACCAGAAGTTGAGCTGCCGTCACATCAAGctaaccaaagaaaaacaacagcATCAATATTTGGATGTCTTACACAATAATCTAGAATTCGATAACAAAGGAAAAATCACCTGGTCAAACATAGTCTCATAGTAAGCCATAAGACTGCTTTGTCCAACACCAGCACAAGCCTTCCCATCAAGTTCAGTCTGAGGCTTCTGAAGATCCGCAAAGCTGCAAAAgccattaacaaaaaaaaagaaaaaaaacaaatccatcagcaaaaaaaaacaaaacttttaaatcataACACACATAAACACATGTCACTGTTATTGAGCAATAAAAACATAAGCCAAAATGGTCCATCCATCAtcacccttttttttttgtttccaaatgtTGTTATAAGGGAAAGGGATTAATAATGAAGTGTAGCCATTAAGCTTTAACCTGCTATTGACTAATTGTCGATAACGAAGCCTTTGCCTGCCAAGACCAACCGCACCAGATGACACCAATATCACCTCAAATCCATCCGAGTTTAATTCCGCAAGCtgacattatatatatatatttttttacaaattaaagtTGCCACTACGCATGAATAATTTCACATGTCTTTCgtgaaaaaaaatgaaacctttACACTTTTTTATAAACACAATACAAAAAGgagattattaaaatttgacaattACCTGTTCACACAGTGCTCCTAAACGACCAAGAGCCAATCTTCCACCTTTTCCAGTAACAACTGCTGTcccaacctttttttttttacataatataaacaaaaatccaaaattttaatcaccaaacagaaaaaaaatcccTCGAATATTCTGATTATTCATTCGTCTCTAATGACATGCAAATTAAGATTCATACGAGAAGTTTTAGTTTCTGggattagaaaatatattcagATTCACGAATTCAATAAACAAAGAGTTTAGATGCACTTAAATTACATAATATTCATTTCCACATTATCACAAATTAAGAATCtaatcatcaacaacaaaatctgaaaatgCGAACGTATCTCAACGAACCTTAACGACGATACGTTTGACGTCTCTGGCAAAAGCACGTGAACGATCTAGCTCCTCCATtatcgtcgtcgtcgtctaCCAAAACCACACACAGAGAGAGGAACGAGTTAACTGAGTCGGACTCAGTGAAGCACCGTCGTATTTaaggtaagaaaataaatatcagGTGAGGGAAAGGTGGAGATCACCAAGGAAGATATGAAGGGGTTTATAAACACCAGCGACACCAGAGACTCAGGCTCTGTTATCAAACCAGGAAACGCCACGTGTGGAACTAAGGGTAGGTTTGGTATTTTAGATACTAACAAATGAAGTGGCGCGTGTTCGTTGGGTGGTGTATGGTAATGAGATTAGGGTGTGATGTAGAGGATTGTGGCGCTATAGGTGATGGGTATTttgggaaataaataaaatcggCGGCTGAGGAAACGCCGTGGAAGTGAACGGAGATGAGAAGAGAGGACAAAGTGAAAAGTGGACAGCAAGGCAATTTTTAGATGACGTCGTCTCTCACGATTTCTATTTTATGCGGCGCCACaacaattttttcattttaatcattgttattattttattatatgattgTGTGACATATTTGAGTGCAATGATTATTAGTGTATAATGTTATCTGATGAAATAATTAGGGGTTTGAATGGTTATGGCGGTTGGGGCGGACAAAACCGTCAACGGATCAGAccgttttttatttatcattcatCAATTATAGTCCGCAGTGGTCTGgacttaaaaaaatagaagaaaatcgTTGCGGACCATCTGCGGACCGtttttacatacaaataaaCTTGGTCCGCAGCGGTTTATTGTCCACCCCAAAAATGAGATGGACTAAACCGCAGACAAATTAGACCGCTTTGT
It encodes the following:
- a CDS encoding uncharacterized protein (unknown protein; FUNCTIONS IN: molecular_function unknown; INVOLVED IN: biological_process unknown; LOCATED IN: cellular_component unknown; BEST Arabidopsis thaliana protein match is: unknown protein (TAIR:AT5G39010.1); Has 30201 Blast hits to 17322 proteins in 780 species: Archae - 12; Bacteria - 1396; Metazoa - 17338; Fungi - 3422; Plants - 5037; Viruses - 0; Other Eukaryotes - 2996 (source: NCBI BLink).) — protein: MTNLGRQKRRLIREGKRKIDHHIETKLIVKILRACTTDDQNLLQHPNYYKVIAWTDPVEPYTTQVWVSKGNYWKYNTELAIPLDSPAKYLYLELFRKHSSRDPATSDGEVAIGRAKIRLPKDGKFSGAARLVDLNSDRCIVDKGTLELSLELIHTIVVT
- a CDS encoding Mitochondrial glycoprotein family protein (Mitochondrial glycoprotein family protein; FUNCTIONS IN: molecular_function unknown; INVOLVED IN: biological_process unknown; LOCATED IN: chloroplast, mitochondrial matrix; CONTAINS InterPro DOMAIN/s: Mitochondrial glycoprotein (InterPro:IPR003428); BEST Arabidopsis thaliana protein match is: Mitochondrial glycoprotein family protein (TAIR:AT2G39795.1); Has 277 Blast hits to 277 proteins in 72 species: Archae - 0; Bacteria - 0; Metazoa - 0; Fungi - 68; Plants - 185; Viruses - 0; Other Eukaryotes - 24 (source: NCBI BLink).) produces the protein MAFAWCVRRSASKLASACGQARSISAVVNRPSLALNPSPLSPFVSRGFLYTMAVDKLSSEQTLHLVIDSELNSALQTDDPNLNEEMAPGSFPLKIRDKPGDQSVTLTAYYNDERIHVDVGMPYLGDDVIDVFGPNNDELSFPLVVTVIKKNGVSIEFTCQAYADYIDLTDLTVHDYQYQMGETDWPRFKNLDDNLKKAFHRYLATRLDANITKLLHKYMVSKIKREYLLWLKNVNKFVDG
- a CDS encoding Mitochondrial glycoprotein family protein (Mitochondrial glycoprotein family protein; CONTAINS InterPro DOMAIN/s: Mitochondrial glycoprotein (InterPro:IPR003428); BEST Arabidopsis thaliana protein match is: Mitochondrial glycoprotein family protein (TAIR:AT3G55605.1); Has 404 Blast hits to 404 proteins in 130 species: Archae - 0; Bacteria - 2; Metazoa - 6; Fungi - 117; Plants - 220; Viruses - 0; Other Eukaryotes - 59 (source: NCBI BLink).), with the protein product MALAWCVVRRSASKFASVYGGRVRSISAVANRASLARNPSSIRPFVSRALNYSTAIDRISSEQTLIRVIDSEINSALQSDNIDSDEEMTPGSFPFRIEDKPGNQNVTLTRDYNGEHIKVVVSMPSLVSDENDDDDDDDEGPSNESSIPLVVTVTKKSGLTLEFSCMAFPDEIAIDALSVKHPGDSLEDQLANEGPDFEDLDENLKKTFYKFLEIRGVKASTTNFLHEYMTRKVNREYFLWLKNVKEFMEQ